Proteins found in one Zea mays cultivar B73 chromosome 1, Zm-B73-REFERENCE-NAM-5.0, whole genome shotgun sequence genomic segment:
- the LOC100285890 gene encoding uncharacterized protein LOC100285890: MSRPHLPKDPAFPRTNGSLDGGARDLGEIEEVGAAATVDVEQSPLQSSSPSASSPPAAAISSCGQYMLHRVRKLDTLAGVAIKYGVEVADIKRLNGLSADLQMFAHKTLQIPLPGRHPPSSYQQNGSYESDDRECTPHRIQNDILDSILKTPKPKVSPAMSLLQGYYGLAPPPKRDQTSEGTEMAVYSKGKSAFLDVEPWLEPPNSDPFPLQNRKTKSLTIGSLDGDTDENGDSERFVRRRQKADGELLPREENGGDFLASAGKGLALRPKSSSRPDMNKSQQNLFAMAEPLFGSGMQTVRKSSSTPEFQEPETSTSSSIWSASKWSINTDAFALPLPIPRFDNIPKPIAAWRNKAARD, from the exons ATGAGCCGCCCCCATTTGCCCAAGGACCCGGCCTTCCCGCGCACCAACGGGTCCTTGGACGGCGGGGCCCGCGACCTCGGCGAGATTGAGGAGGTTGGCGCTGCGGCCACCGTAGACGTCGAACAGTCCCCCCTGCAGTCCTCGTCTCCGTCGGCATCGTCGCCGCCGGCGGCGGCGATTTCATCGTGCGGGCAATACATGCTACACCGGGTGCGCAAGCTGGACACCCTAGCGGGCGTTGCCATCAAGTACGGTGTCGAG GTAGCCGACATTAAGAGGCTGAACGGCCTCTCAGCTGATCTCCAGATGTTTGCACACAAGACACTGCAGATTCCACTCCCGGGGAGGCATCCTCCGTCATCTTACCAGCAGAATGGCTCATATGAGAGTGACGACAG GGAATGTACTCCACACCGCATTCAGAATGATATCTTGGATTCAATATTGAAAACACCAAAGCCCAAAGTTTCGCCAGCTATGAGTCTTCTGCAGGGATACTATGGCCTTGCACCACCTCCAAAGAGAGATCAAACAAGCGAAGGCACTGAGATGGCAGTTTACAGTAAAGGCAAATCTGCTTTTCTGGATGTTGAGCCGTGGCTGGAGCCGCCAAATTCCGACCCATTCCCTCTCCAGAATAGGAAAACCAAAAGCTTGACGATAGGTTCTCTTGATGGTGATACTGATGAGAATGGTGACAGTGAAAGGTTCGTAAggcggcgccagaaagctgatggTGAGCTGTTACCGAGGGAGGAAAATGGCGGTGACTTTCTGGCAAGCGCCGGAAAAGGCTTGGCACTGAGGCCAAAGTCTAGCAGTCGACCAGACATGAACAAGAGCCAGCAGAATCTTTTTGCAATGGCGGAGCCTTTGTTTGGCAGCGGCATGCAAACTGTAAGGAAATCATCCAGCACTCCAGAGTTCCAGGAGCCAGAGACCAGCACCAGTTCATCCATATGGTCAGCAAGCAAGTGGAGCATAAATACAGATGCTTTTGCTCTTCCTCTCCCCATCCCTCGTTTTGACAACATTCCGAAGCCCATTGCTGCTTGGAGAAACAAGGCGGCTCGCGATTAA